The Gemmatimonadaceae bacterium DNA segment GACGAGCCGCGCGCGCTCAAGGAGCTGCTGAAGCGCGATCGGCGTCGCTTCGCACCGGAGGTGCTGGAGGTCCTGGAGCAGTTGCGCGAGACCGGCGACGCCGAGTTGCTGGACCGCTTGCGCGAGAGTACGCCGGAAGGGCTCTTCGAGATGATGCGCGTGCCCGGGCTCGGCCCCTCGCGCATCCGGCGCATCCACGAAGGCCTCGGCATCGACACGCTGCAGGAGCTCGAGGACGCGGCGCGCGACGGGCGCCTCGCCAAGCTGCCGCGCTTCGGCGAGCGCACGGCCGAGCAGGTGCTGCGCGGCATCGCCTGGCTCAAGGAGAGCGGCGCCGAAGTGCTGCTGCCGCACGGCCGCGCCGAGGCCGAGCGCATCCTCGCGGCAGTGCGGCGCCAGCCGGGCGTGGTGCGGGCCGAGATCGCCGGCGCGGTGCGCCGCCACTGCGAGACGGTGCGCGACCTGGACATCGTCGCCGCCTGCGCGCGCGAGCCCGAGGCGGTGGCGGCGGCCTTCGCCCGGATGCCCGGCGTGCGCGACTCGGTCGGTAGCGGCACGCGGCACGTGGCCCTGCGCTTCGAGGACGGCGTGCGGCTGCAACTGCACTGCGTGCCGGCGGCAGAGTTCGCCGTGGCCTGGTTTCGCGCCACCGGATCGGCGGCGCACGTGCAGGAAGTCGTCGCGCGGGCCGCGCTGCGCGGCCTCACGCTCGGCGAGCACGAGCTGCGCGGTGCCGACGGGCGCGTGATCGAGCTGGCCGACGAGCCGGCGCTCTACGCCGCCATCGGCCTTCCCTGGTTGCCGCCAGAACTGCGCGAAGGGCTTGGCGAGGCCGCGGAAGCCGAGGGCGAAGGCTTCGGCGGTCTCATCACGCTCGCCGACATCCGCGGCGTGCTGCACTGCCACTCGCAGTACAGCGACGGCGGCGCGACGATCGCCGAGCTCGCGGCGGCCGCGCGCAGCTATGGCTGGAGCTACCTCGGCGTCAGCGACCATTCGCAGAGCGCGTTCTACGCCGGCGGCCTCGACGCGGAGTCGCTGGCGCGGCAGCACGATGAGATCGACGCCATCAACGCGTCCTTCCCCGACTTCCGCGTGCTCAAGGGCGTGGAGGCCGACATCCTGCCCTGCGGGCGCATCGATTATCCCACCGAGGTGCTCGACCGCTTCGACTACGTGATCGCTTCGGTGCACTCGCGCTTCGGGATGAACGAGACGCAGATGACCGAGCGCGTGCTCAAGGCGCTCGACGATCCGCACATCAGCGTGCTCGGGCATCCGACGGGCCGCTTGTTGCTCACCCGCGAGCCCTATGCGATCGATATGGACGCCGTGCTCGAGAAGGCCGGACGCCTCGGCGTGGCGGTGGAGCTGAACGCCGATCCGCACCGCCTCGACCTCGACTGGCGCCTCGCCAAGTTGGCGCGCAAGTACGGCGCGAAGATCGAGATCGGCCCTGACGCGCATTCTGTGGACGGCCTCGAGAATATGGCGCTGGGCATCGGGATGGCCCGCAAGGCCTGGCTGCGCCCGGACGACGTGATCAACACGCGCAGCGCCGAGACCTTCGTGGAGTTCGCGACGCGCCGCCGCCGCGCCGCCGCGTCGGCGTGAGACGAGCGCGAAAGCGCGGCGCGGCGCTCAAGGCCCACGCCGCCGAGGTCCATCGCAGGCTGCTCGCGCTCTACCCCGACGCGCACTGCGAGCTCGACTATCGCAATCCCTACGAGCTGGCCGTCGCGACCATCCTCTCGGCGCAGTGCACGGACAAGCGCGTGAACCTCGTGACGCCCGAGCTGTTCCGCCGCTGGCCCGACGCCGAGGCGCTCAGCGAGGCGCCGCGCGAGGAGATCGAACAGGTCATTCAGAGCACCGGCTTCTTCCGCAACAAGGCCAAGTCGCTCTCGGGTTTCGCCAAGGGCGTGGTGCGCGAGCACGGCGGCACGGTGCCCGCCGAGATGGAACCGCTCATCGCGCTGCCGGGTATCGGGCGCAAGACCGCGAACGTGGTGCTCGGGAATGCCTTCGGCATCAACGAAGGCGTCGTCGTGGACACCCACGTGCAGCGGATCGCCGGGCGACTCGGTCTCACCAAGGAGACCGACCCCGTGATGGTGGAGCGGGCGCTGATGCCGCTCTTCCCCCGCGAGGGCTGGACGATGCTCTCGCACCTGATGATCTGGCACGGCCGCCGTACCTGCGACGCACGCAAGCCCAAGTGCGGCGCCTGTACACTGGCCGATATCTGCCCCTCCGCCGAGATTGTGTGATGCCCCGCCATACCGTGTTGACCGCGACGCTGCTCGCGGCCGCCGCCACGCTTGCGGCCTGCGCCAGCCAGCCGCGCAGCCGCAACGCGCAGCTCCTCGCCGCGCCCGCCGATTCCTGCGAACTCGCCCGCGAGGACGCCGCGCTCAATCCGCGGCTCGACGTGCAGAAGGTGCCGACGCCGGTGGAGATGAACCCGCCGCCCATCCGCCGCCCCGTGCCCGCCAGCGCGCTGCGCCGCGACGGCTCGTCGAGCCTCAAGGTCGAGGTGCTCGTGGACACGCTCGGCAAGGCCGATATGAGCACCTTCACCGTCATCGAGTCCACCAGCGCCTGGCTCACCACCGGCGTCCGCAACGCCCTCGCCCGCTGGACCTTCGAGCCGGCCGAGCTCAACGGCTGCAAGGTGCCGCGGTACTATCAGTTCGTGGCGACGTCGCCGCCGAGGCGGCGGTAGGCAGACGGGGGACTTGAGACGGGAGACTTGAGGGGGACTTCGTGCTAGATTTCGGGAGCTCGTCCTCACGTCTCATGTCTCACGTCTCACGTCTCGCTATGAAGACCGCTACCTTCGAAACCAACAAGGGCACCATCACCGCCGAGCTGCACGAGAAGGACGCGCCCGGCACGGTCGCCAATTTCGAGAAGCTTGCCAACGAAGGCTTCTACGACAACATCCGCTTTCACCGCGTGATCCCTGAGTTCGTGGTGCAGGGCGGCTGCCCGAACGCCAAGATCGGCGGCACGCCCAAGGGCCCGCCGGGCACCGGCGGTCCGGGCTACAAGATCAAGTGCGAGACCGCGGGCAATCCGCAGACACACAAGGTCGGTGCCCTCTCGATGGCGCACGCCGGCAAGGATACCGGCGGCTCGCAATTCTTTATGGTGCTCAGCGAGGCCAACACGCGACACCTGAATGGCGTGCACACGGTGTTCGGCCAGATTACCGCCGGGCTGGACGTGATGAACCAGCTCACCGACCGCGACCATATGGTGACCGTTCGGGTCGCCTGAGCCTCCACTCTCTCCCGGACCCCCCAATGACTGCCGGAACTCCAATGACGGGCCGCGACACCAAGGCCCACCTCACGGGCTTCTTCGTCGGCCTCGTCGGCATCGCCATCGTCGTGCTGTCGCTCGTGTACCTCACGAACAAGAAGTTCGAAGGGCACGGCGAGCAGGCCGCAGCGACCTCGACGCAGCACTAAGTGCCGTGACGGGCAGCCAGCCCGCACTCCAGCGCCCCGATCCCGCCACGCGGGTCGGGGCGCTGCCGTTTCCGCTGAGCGCGGCCCGCGCGCCTGCACTCGCGCTGCTCGCCCTGATCGTGGGCGGGGCGCTGTACCTCGCGGTGGAGCCGACGCTTGCATTCTGGCTGCACTACGCGGCGCTCGTCATCCTCGGCGCGCCGGTCGCCTGGCGCACGCTGCGCGGGATGCTGCGCGGCCACTTCGCCGCCGACGTCGTCGCGATGCTGGCCATCGTCACCGCCATCGCGCTGTTCCAGCCGGTGGCCGGCCTCGTGATCGTGCTGATGCAGACCGGCGGCGAGTTGCTCGAGCGCTACGCCGAGGGCCGCGCCTCGGCGGCCGTGCGCGAGTTGGAGGCG contains these protein-coding regions:
- the nth gene encoding endonuclease III, yielding MRRARKRGAALKAHAAEVHRRLLALYPDAHCELDYRNPYELAVATILSAQCTDKRVNLVTPELFRRWPDAEALSEAPREEIEQVIQSTGFFRNKAKSLSGFAKGVVREHGGTVPAEMEPLIALPGIGRKTANVVLGNAFGINEGVVVDTHVQRIAGRLGLTKETDPVMVERALMPLFPREGWTMLSHLMIWHGRRTCDARKPKCGACTLADICPSAEIV
- a CDS encoding peptidylprolyl isomerase, whose protein sequence is MKTATFETNKGTITAELHEKDAPGTVANFEKLANEGFYDNIRFHRVIPEFVVQGGCPNAKIGGTPKGPPGTGGPGYKIKCETAGNPQTHKVGALSMAHAGKDTGGSQFFMVLSEANTRHLNGVHTVFGQITAGLDVMNQLTDRDHMVTVRVA